A region from the Triticum urartu cultivar G1812 chromosome 1, Tu2.1, whole genome shotgun sequence genome encodes:
- the LOC125528800 gene encoding photosystem I reaction center subunit VI, chloroplastic yields the protein MASLVAVQPVAVRGLAGSSISGRKLAVRPASAAVSRSTRRARGAAVVAKYGEKSVYFDLDDIANTTGQWDLYGSDAASPYNGLQSKFFNTFAAPFTKRGLLLKVLLLGGGSLLAYVSATASPDLLPIKKGPQLPPTPGPRGKI from the exons ATGGCGTCGCTCGTCGCCGTCCAGCCGGTCGCCGTGCGGGGCCTGGCCGGCAGCTCCATCTCCGGCCGCAAGCTCGCCGTCCggcccgcctccgccgccgtctcccGCTCCACCCGCAG GGCTcgcggggcggcggtggtggccaAGTACGGGGAGAAGAGCGTCTACTTCGACCTGGACGACATCGCCAACACGACGGGGCAGTGGGACCTGTACGGCAGCGACGCGGCGTCGCCCTACAACGGCCTGCAGAGCAAGTTCTTCAACACCTTCGCCGCGCCCTTCACCAAGCGAGGGCTGCTGCTCAAGGTCCTGCTGCTCGGCGGCGGCTCCCTGCTCGCCTACGTCAGCGCCACCGCCTCCCCCGACCTGCTCCCCATCAAGAAGGGGCCCCAGCTGCCCCCCACCCCGGGGCCACGTGGCAAGATCTAA
- the LOC125528791 gene encoding rop guanine nucleotide exchange factor 9-like, whose translation MAPPFLKTGHGRDSRFSFRRRKSGKASSTPSSPLSSVSSEDVALDPGSPTMEPSSKAQTLPCARRMLSRSSCGSRGKLSVDLIPPPLAGGPSDGPRPSTSAAPPQKPPPRPEGPPSDTDMVKEKFSKLLLGEDMSGTGKGVSSALALSNAITNLAASVFGEQRRLQPMAPEPKARWTKEIDWLLSVTDFIVEFVPSRQVAEDGSTMEVMITQQRRDLLMNIPALRKLDGMLLDYLDSFGDKQEFWYVKKNDNESEKGDAAEQSDKWWLPTVKVPPEGLSDSTRRWLQHQKELVNQVLKATMAINANVIMEMDVPEAYMESLPKNGKSTLGDSMYKLITDDYFNPEELIATVDLSNEYNIVDLKNRIEASVVIWQKKMQRDGKWGHGVSHEKRGRFEGRAENVLLLLKHRFPGISQSALDISKIQYNRDVGSAILESYSRTLESLAYTVMSRIEDVLHADSLTQDPKQGDSLRMPSLTSDDTDTVVQDAKDEMGRLGRMEPVNSTLFDLVGPRDGTIETMILESQDPQGKKLSKVSKIGTKRYSYLDKLENLGGARSPISRH comes from the exons ATGGCGCCGCCGTTCCTCAAGACCGGGCACGGCCGCGACTCCAGGTTCTCCTTCAGGCGGCGCAAGTCCGGGAAGGCGTCGTCCACGCCCTCCTCGCCGCTCTCCTCGGTCTCGTCGGAGGACGTGGCCCTCGACCCGGGGAGCCCCACGATGGAGCCCTCGTCCAAGGCCCAGACGCTGCCGTGCGCCAGGCGGATGCTCTCCAGGAGCAGCTGCGGGTCCAGGGGCAAGCTTTCGGTCGACCTCATcccgccgccgctcgccggcgGCCCTTCCGACGGACCAAGGCCGTCCACGTCCGCCGCGCCGCCCCAGAAGCCCCCTCCACGGCCCGAGGGCCCGCCTTCAG ACACGGACATGGTGAAGGAGAAGTTCTCCAAGCTGCTGCTGGGGGAGGACATGTCCGGCACCGGCAAAGGGGTCTCCTCGGCTCTCGCTCTCTCCAACGCCATCACCAATCTTGCAG CTTCCGTGTTCGGTGAGCAGCGGCGTCTCCAACCGATGGCCCCTGAGCCGAAGGCTCGGTGGACAAAGGagatcgactggcttctctctgtCACCGATTTCATCGTCGAGTTCGTTCCTTCACGCCAGGTGGCTGAGGATGGCAGCACCATGGAG GTTATGATAACTCAGCAACGCAGAGATCTGCTGATGAACATCCCGGCATTGCGCAAGCTTGACGGAATGCTCCTT GACTATCTCGATAGTTTCGGCGACAAGCAGGAGTTTTGGTATGTGAAGAAAAATGACAATGAATCGGAGAAGGGCGACGCGGCGGAGCAGAGTGACAAATGGTGGCTCCCGACGGTCAAGGTCCCTCCCGAGGGTCTGTCAGACTCCACGAGGAGATGGCTTCAGCACCAGAAGGAGCTCGTCAACCAAGTCTTGAAGGCAACAATGGCCATCAATGCTAATGTTATCATGGAGATGGATGTTCCAGAAGCATACATGGAGTCTCTGCCTAAG AATGGGAAATCCACCCTTGGGGACTCGATGTACAAGCTTATAACCGACGATTATTTCAACCCCGAAGAACTCATAGCAACGGTTGACCTGTCGAACGAGTACAACATTGTCGATCTGAAGAACCGGATTGAAGCGTCGGTCGTCATTTGGCAGAAGAAAATGCAGAGGGATGGCAAGTGGGGCCATGGCGTTAGCCACGAGAAGCGGGGCCGATTCGAGGGGAGGGCGGAGAACGTTCTTCTCCTACTCAAGCACAGGTTTCCAGGGATTTCCCAATCAGCTCTGGACATCAGCAAAATCCAATACAACAGG GATGTTGGGAGTGCCATTCTGGAGAGCTACTCAAGGACGCTCGAGAGCCTAGCCTACACCGTAATGTCCCGCATCGAGGACGTTCTCCACGCCGACTCCCTCACCCAAGACCCCAAGCAAGGGGACTCGTTGCGGATGCCGAGCTTGACATCCGATGACACGGACACGGTGGTCCAAGACGCCAAGGACGAGATGGGGAGGCTGGGAAGAATGGAGCCGGTTAACTCGACATTGTTCGACCTCGTGGGGCCTCGGGACGGCACCATCGAGACCATGATACTAGAATCACAGGATCCCCAGGGCAAGAAGCTGAGCAAGGTCTCCAAGATCGGCACCAAGAGGTACTCCTACCTGGACAAGCTTGAGAACCTGGGCGGAGCACGGAGCCCCATATCTAGACACTAG